In a single window of the Pongo abelii isolate AG06213 chromosome 1, NHGRI_mPonAbe1-v2.0_pri, whole genome shotgun sequence genome:
- the ADGRB2 gene encoding adhesion G protein-coupled receptor B2 isoform X2 — protein MAGSPLGSVAGPGSHRGVAASSSPACPGSPDIGEQKHSVPVATAAPAAAKFRGGRRRAAESPPPPPPPARHRPQGPRAAPCPPPSSARVFLLKEEPPPLRERPSLAVGAGGLHRGGRSLPSAQTPAPEAGWRVCVPQGDRALGERLLRTLSSGPSAGRGPKGTKWGSPPGWRPGQVGRRAPGRRRGKGHRMTPACPLLLSVILSLRLAAAFDPAPSACSALASGVLYGAFSLQDLFPTIASGCSWTLENPDPTKYSLYLRFNRQEQVCAHFAPRLLPLDHYLVNFTCLRPSPEEAVTQAESEVGRPEEEEAEAAAGLELCSGAGPFTFLHFDKNFVQLCLSAEPSEAPRLLAPAALAFRFVEVLLINNNNSSQFTCGVLCRWSEECGRAAGRACGFAQPGCSCPGEAGAGSATTTSPGPPAAHTLSNALVPGGPAPPAEADLHSGSSNDLFTTEMRYGEEPEEEPKVKTQWPRSADEPGLYMAQTGDPAAEEWSPWSVCSLTCGQGLQVRTRSCVSSPYGTLCSGPLRETRPCNNSATCPVHGVWEEWGSWSLCSRSCGRGSRSRMRTCVPPQHGGKACEGPELQTKLCSMAACPVEGQWLEWGPWGPCSTSCANGTQQRSRKCSVAGPAWATCTGALTDTRECSNLECPATDSKWGPWNAWSLCSKTCDTGWQRRFRMCQATGTQGYPCEGTGEEVKPCSEKRCPAFHEMCRDEYVMLMTWKKAAAGEIIYNKCPPNASGSASRRCLLSAQGVAYWGLPSFARCISHEYRYLYLSLREHLAKGQRMLAGEGMSQVVRSLQELLARRTYYSGDLLFSVDILRNVTDTFKRATYVPSADDVQRFFQVVSFMVDAENKEKWDDAQQVSPGSVHLLRVVEDFIHLVGDALKAFQSSLIVTDNLVISIQREPVSAVSSDITFPMRGRRGMKDWVRHSEDRLFLPKEVLSLSSPGKPATSGAAGSPGRGRGPGTVPPGPGHSHQRLLPADPDESSYFVIGAVLYRTLGLILPPPRPPLAVTSRVMTVTVRPPTQPPAEPLITVELSYIINGTTDPHCASWDYSRADASSGDWDTENCQTLETQAAHTRCQCQHLSTFAVLAQPPKDLTLELAGSPSVPLVIGCAVSCMALLTLLAIYAAFWRFIKSERSIILLNFCLSILASNILILVGQSRVLSKGVCTMTAAFLHFFFLSSFCWVLTEAWQSYLAVIGRMRTRLVRKRFLCLGWGLPALVVAVSVGFTRTKGYGTSSYCWLSLEGGLLYAFVGPAAVIVLVNMLIGIIVFNKLMARDGISDKSKKQRAGSERCPWASLLLPCSACGAVPSPLLSSASARNAMASLWSSCVVLPLLALTWMSAVLAMTDRRSVLFQALFAVFNSAQGFVITAVHCFLRREVQDVVKCQMGVCRADESEDSPDSCKNGQLQILSDFEKDVDLACQTVLFKEVNTCNPSTITGTLSRLSLDEDEEPKSCLVGPEGSLSFSPLPGNILVPMAASPGLGEPPPPQEANPVYMCGEGGLRQLDLTWLRPTEPGSEGDYMVLPRRTLSLQPGGGGGGGEDAPRARPEGTPRRAAKTVAHTEGYPSFLSVDHSGLGLGPAYGSLQNPYGMTFQPPPPTPSARQVPEPGERSRTMPRTVPGSTMKMGSLERKKLRYSDLDFEVMHTRKRHSELYHELNQKFHTFDRYRSQSTAKREKRWSVSSGGAAERSVCTDKPSPGERPSLSQHRRHQSWSTFKSMTLGSLPPKPRERLTLHRAAAWEPTEPPDGDFQTEV, from the exons ATGGCTGGAAGTCCTCTGGGTAGTGTGGCCGGACCTGGGTCCCACCGGGGAGTGGCAGCCTCCTCATCACCCGCCTGCCCCGGCAGCCCTGACATTGGGGAACAAAAGCATTCGGTTCCTGTAGCAACGGCGGCTCCAGCTGCTGCAAAGTTCCGGGGAGGCAGGCGGAGGGCGGCTGAGTCACCgccccctcccccgccgcccGCGCGGCACCGCCCCCAGGGGCCGAGGGCTGCCCCTTGTCCCCCTCCCAGTTCTGCCCGCGTTTTCCTCCTTAAGGAGGAACCCCCTCCCCTAAGAGAGCGACCCTCTCTGGCAGTCGGAGCGGGAGGGCTACACAGAGGGGGTCGCTCCCTCCCCTCGGCCCAGACCCCAGCTCCGGAGGCAGGATGGAGGGTGTGCGTCCCCCAGGGCGACAGAGCTCTGGGAGAGCGGCTCCTGAGGACCCTGTCCTCGGGTCCGAGCGCTGGCAGAGGACCCAAAGGCACCAAGTGGGGGTCACCGCCTGGGTGGCGGCCTGGGCAGGTCGGGCGGCGAgcgcccgggaggcggagg GGCAAGGGACATAGGATGACCCCAGCCTGTCCCCTCTTACTGTCTGTGATTCTGTCCCTGCGCCTGGCCGCCGCCTTCGACCCCGCCCCCAGTGCCTGCTCTGCCCTGGCCTCGGGTGTGCTCTACGGGGCCTTCTCGCTGCAGGACCTCTTTCCTACCATCGCCTCGGGCTGCTCCTGGACCCTGGAGAACCCTGACCCCACCAAGTACTCCCTCTACCTGCGCTTCAACCGCCAGGAGCAGGTGTGCGCACACTTTGCCCCCCGCCTGCTGCCCCTGGACCACTACCTGGTCAACTTTACCTGCCTGCGGCCTAGCCCCGAGGAGGCGGTGACCCAGGCGGAGTCAGAGGTGGGGCGGCCAgaagaggaggaggcggaggcggcAGCGGGGTTGGAGCTGTGCAGCGGCGCGGGCCCCTTTACCTTCCTGCACTTCGACAAGAACTTCGTGCAGCTGTGCCTGTCAGCTGAGCCCTCTGAGGCCCCGCGCCTGCTGGCGCCCGCTGCCCTAGCCTTCCGCTTTGTCGAGGTCTTgctcatcaacaacaacaactccAGCCAGTTCACCTGTGGTGTGCTCTGCCGCTGGAGTGAGGAGTGTGGCCGCGCTGCCGGCAGGGCCTGCGGCTTTGCTCAGCCAGGCTGCAGCTGCCCTGGAGAGGCGGGGGCTGGCTCCGCCACCACCACATCTCCAGGCCCTCCTGCTGCCCACACCCTGTCCAATGCCCTGGTGCCCGGGGGCCCAGCCCCACCTGCTGAGGCCGATTTGCACTCGGGGAGCAGCAATGATCTATTCACAACCGAGATGAGATATG GTGAGGAGCCGGAAGAGGAACCGAAAGTGAAAACCCAGTGGCCGAGGTCTGCAGATGAGCCTGGGCTATACATGGCGCAGACAG GCGACCCGGCGGCTGAGGAGTGGTCCCCGTGGAGCGTGTGTTCCCTGACGTGTGGGCAGGGTCTGCAGGTGCGGACCCGCTCCTGTGTGTCCTCCCCCTATGGGACCCTGTGCAGCGGGCCCCTGCGGGAGACCCGGCCCTGCAACAATTCAGCCACCTGCCCAG TGCACGGCGTGTGGGAGGAGTGGGGGTCCTGGAGCCTGTGCTCCCGCAGCTGCGGGCGGGGGTCCCGGAGCCGGATGCGGACCTGCGTGCCCCCCCAGCATGGCGGCAAGGCCTGCGAGGGTCCTGAGCTGCAGACTAAGCTCTGCAGTATGGCTGCCTGCCCGG TGGAAGGCCAGTGGCTAGAATGGGGTCCCTGGGGCCCATGCTCCACGTCCTGTGCCAATGGGACCCAGCAGCGCAGCCGGAAGTGCAGCGTGGCgggcccagcctgggccacatgcacGGGTGCCCTCACTGACACCCGGGAGTGCAGCAACCTCGAGTGCCCGG CCACTGATAGCAAGTGGGGGCCGTGGAATGCATGGAGCCTGTGCTCTAAGACGTGTGACACAGGCTGGCAGCGCCGCTTCCGCATGTGCCAGGCCACGGGCACGCAGGGCTACCCCTGTGAGGGCACCGGAGAGGAGGTGAAGCCTTGTAGTGAGAAGAGGTGTCCAG CCTTCCATGAGATGTGCAGGGATGAGTACGTGATGCTGATGACGTGGAAGAAGGCAGCTGCTGGTGAGATCATCTACAACAAGTGCCCCCCGAATGCCTCAG GGTCTGCCAGCCGCCGCTGTCTCCTCAGTGCCCAAGGCGTGGCGTACTGGGGGCTGCCCAGCTTTGCTCGCTGCATCTCCCACGAGTACCGCTACCTGTATCTGTCA CTTAGGGAGCACCTGGCCAAGGGGCAGCGCATGCTGGCGGGCGAGGGCATGTCGCAGGTGGTGCGCAGCCTGCAGGAGCTACTGGCCCGGCGCACCTACTATAGTGGGGACCTGCTCTTCTCTGTGGACATTCTGAGGAATGTCACTGACACCTTTAAGAGGGCCACCTACGTGCCCTCGGCTGATGATGTGCAG CGCTTCTTCCAGGTGGTGAGCTTCATGGTGGATGCAGAAAACAAGGAGAAGTGGGACGATGCTCAGCAG GTGTCCCCTGGCTCTGTGCACCTGCTCCGTGTCGTGGAGGACTTCATTCACCTGGTGGGCGATGCTCTCAAGGCCTTCCAGAGCTCTCTGATTGTCACAGATAATCTAG TGATCAGCATTCAGCGAGAGCCCGTCTCAGCTGTGTCCAGTGACATCACGTTCCCCATGCGGGGCCGCCGGGGCATGAAGGACTGGGTGCGGCACTCAGAGGACCGCCTCTTCCTGCCCAAGGAGGTGCTCAGCCTCTCCTCCCCAGGGAAGCCAGCCACATCTGGGGCAGCAGGCAgccctggcagggggaggggcccAGGAACGGTGCCTCCTGGCCCGGGCCACTCCCACCAGCGCCTCCTCCCAGCAGACCCCGATGAGTCCTCCTACTTTGTGATCGGTGCTGTACTCTACCGCACCCTTGGCCTCATCCTGCCACCTCCCAG GCCCCCACTGGCCGTCACATCCCGGGTGATGACAGTGACTGTGCGCCCCCCTACCCAGCCTCCAGCTGAGCCCCTCATCACTGTGGAGCTCTCCTACATCATCAAT GGGACCACGGATCCCCATTGTGCCAGCTGGGACTACTCCAGAGC AGATGCCAGCTCAGGAGACTGGGACACTGAAAATTGCCAGACCCTGGAGACCCAGGCAGCTCACACTCGCTGCCAGTGCCAGCACCTGTCCACCTTTGCCGTCCTGGCTCAGCCGCCCAAGGACCTG ACCCTGGAGCTGGCGGGCTCCCCCTCGGTCCCCCTGGTGATCGGCTGTGCAGTGTCGTGCATGGCACTGCTCACCCTGCTCGCCATCTATGCCGCCTTTTGGAG GTTCATAAAATCTGAACGCTCCATCATCTTGCTGAACTTCTGCCTGTCCATCTTGGCATCCAACATCCTGATCCTCGTGGGCCAGTCCCGGGTGCTGAGCAAG GGCGTGTGCACCATGACGGCTGCCTTCCTGcacttcttctttctctcctccttttgCTGGGTGCTTACCGAGGCCTGGCAGTCCTACCTGGCTGTCATTGGGCGGATGCGCACCCGCCTCGTTCGCAAGcgcttcctctgcctgggctggG GTCTGCCTGCCCTGGTGGTGGCCGTGTCTGTTGGCTTTACCCGAACGAAAGGATACGGTACATCCAGCTA CTGCTGGCTCTCCCTGGAGGGCGGCCTGCTCTACGCCTTCGTGGGCCCTGCAGCCGTCATTGTCCTG GTGAACATGCTCATCGGAATCATCGTCTTCAACAAGCTCATGGCACGTGATGGCATCTCCGACAAATCTAAGAAGCAGAGGGCCGG GTCGGAGCGGTGCCCCTGGGCCAGCCTGCTCCTCCCCTGCTCAGCGTGTGGAGCggtccccagccccctgctcagCTCAGCCTCGGCCAGGAACGCCAT GGCCTCACTCTGGAGCTCCTGCGTGGTGCTGCCCCTGCTGGCGCTCACCTGGATGTCTGCCGTCCTGGCTATGACAGACCGCCGTTCCGTCCTCTTCCAGGCCCTCTTTGCTGTCTTCAACTCCGCGCAGGGCTTTGTCATCACTGCTGTGCACTGCTTCCTGCGCCGAGAG GTCCAGGATGTGGTGAAGTGCCAGATGGGGGTGTGCCGGGCTGATGAGAGCGAAGACTCCCCTGACTCGTGTAAGAACGGGCAGCTGCAGATCCTG TCAGACTTTGAAAAGGATGTGGATCTGGCTTGTCAAACAG TGCTGTTCAAGGAGGTCAACACTTGCAACCCGTCCACCATCACGGGCACACTGTCTCGCCTGTCCCTGGATGAGGATGAGGAGCCCAAGTCCTGCCTCGTGGGCCCTGAGGGCAGCCTCAGCTTCTCACCACTGCCTGGGAATATCCTGGTGCCCATGGCAGCCTCACCAGGGCTGGGGGAGCCTCCGCCCCCACAGGAGGCCAACCCTGTTTACATGTGTGGGGAGGGTGGCCTGCGGCAGCTGGACCTCACATGGCTGCGGCCCACTGAGCCAGGCTCTGAGGGAGACTACATGGTGCTGCCCCGGCGGACTTTGAGCCTGCAGCCTGgcggtgggggtggaggtggtgagGATGCCCCCAGGGCCCGGCCCGAGGGGACCCCCCGGCGAGCTGCCAAGACAGTGGCCCACACTGAAGGCTACCCCAGCTTCCTGTCCGTGGACCATTCGGGCCTGGGGCTGGGCCCTGCCTATGGATCTCTCCAGAATCCCTATGGAATGACCTTCCAACCACCACCGCCGACACCCAGCGCCCGCCAAGTGCCCGAGCCAGGGGAGCGCAGCCGGACCATGCCTCGCACCGTGCCCGGCTCTACCATGAAGATGGGCTCCCTGGAG
- the ADGRB2 gene encoding adhesion G protein-coupled receptor B2 isoform X3: MAGSPLGSVAGPGSHRGVAASSSPACPGSPDIGEQKHSVPVATAAPAAAKFRGGRRRAAESPPPPPPPARHRPQGPRAAPCPPPSSARVFLLKEEPPPLRERPSLAVGAGGLHRGGRSLPSAQTPAPEAGWRVCVPQGDRALGERLLRTLSSGPSAGRGPKGTKWGSPPGWRPGQVGRRAPGRRRGKGHRMTPACPLLLSVILSLRLAAAFDPAPSACSALASGVLYGAFSLQDLFPTIASGCSWTLENPDPTKYSLYLRFNRQEQVCAHFAPRLLPLDHYLVNFTCLRPSPEEAVTQAESEVGRPEEEEAEAAAGLELCSGAGPFTFLHFDKNFVQLCLSAEPSEAPRLLAPAALAFRFVEVLLINNNNSSQFTCGVLCRWSEECGRAAGRACGFAQPGCSCPGEAGAGSATTTSPGPPAAHTLSNALVPGGPAPPAEADLHSGSSNDLFTTEMRYGEEPEEEPKVKTQWPRSADEPGLYMAQTGDPAAEEWSPWSVCSLTCGQGLQVRTRSCVSSPYGTLCSGPLRETRPCNNSATCPVHGVWEEWGSWSLCSRSCGRGSRSRMRTCVPPQHGGKACEGPELQTKLCSMAACPVEGQWLEWGPWGPCSTSCANGTQQRSRKCSVAGPAWATCTGALTDTRECSNLECPATDSKWGPWNAWSLCSKTCDTGWQRRFRMCQATGTQGYPCEGTGEEVKPCSEKRCPAFHEMCRDEYVMLMTWKKAAAGEIIYNKCPPNASGSASRRCLLSAQGVAYWGLPSFARCISHEYRYLYLSLREHLAKGQRMLAGEGMSQVVRSLQELLARRTYYSGDLLFSVDILRNVTDTFKRATYVPSADDVQRFFQVVSFMVDAENKEKWDDAQQVSPGSVHLLRVVEDFIHLVGDALKAFQSSLIVTDNLVISIQREPVSAVSSDITFPMRGRRGMKDWVRHSEDRLFLPKEVLSLSSPGKPATSGAAGSPGRGRGPGTVPPGPGHSHQRLLPADPDESSYFVIGAVLYRTLGLILPPPRPPLAVTSRVMTVTVRPPTQPPAEPLITVELSYIINGTTDPHCASWDYSRADASSGDWDTENCQTLETQAAHTRCQCQHLSTFAVLAQPPKDLTLELAGSPSVPLVIGCAVSCMALLTLLAIYAAFWRFIKSERSIILLNFCLSILASNILILVGQSRVLSKGVCTMTAAFLHFFFLSSFCWVLTEAWQSYLAVIGRMRTRLVRKRFLCLGWGLPALVVAVSVGFTRTKGYGTSSYCWLSLEGGLLYAFVGPAAVIVLVNMLIGIIVFNKLMARDGISDKSKKQRAGSERCPWASLLLPCSACGAVPSPLLSSASARNAMASLWSSCVVLPLLALTWMSAVLAMTDRRSVLFQALFAVFNSAQGFVITAVHCFLRREVQDVVKCQMGVCRADESEDSPDSCKNGQLQILSDFEKDVDLACQTVLFKEVNTCNPSTITGTLSRLSLDEDEEPKSCLVGPEGSLSFSPLPGNILVPMAASPGLGEPPPPQEANPVYMCGEGGLRQLDLTWLRPTEPGSEGDYMVLPRRTLSLQPGGGGGGGEDAPRARPEGTPRRAAKTVAHTEGYPSFLSVDHSGLGLGPAYGSLQNPYGMTFQPPPPTPSARQVPEPGERSRTMPRTVPGSTMKMGSLERKKLRYSDLDFEKVMHTRKRHSELYHELNQKFHTFDRYRSQSTAKDKPSPGERPSLSQHRRHQSWSTFKSMTLGSLPPKPRERLTLHRAAAWEPTEPPDGDFQTEV, encoded by the exons ATGGCTGGAAGTCCTCTGGGTAGTGTGGCCGGACCTGGGTCCCACCGGGGAGTGGCAGCCTCCTCATCACCCGCCTGCCCCGGCAGCCCTGACATTGGGGAACAAAAGCATTCGGTTCCTGTAGCAACGGCGGCTCCAGCTGCTGCAAAGTTCCGGGGAGGCAGGCGGAGGGCGGCTGAGTCACCgccccctcccccgccgcccGCGCGGCACCGCCCCCAGGGGCCGAGGGCTGCCCCTTGTCCCCCTCCCAGTTCTGCCCGCGTTTTCCTCCTTAAGGAGGAACCCCCTCCCCTAAGAGAGCGACCCTCTCTGGCAGTCGGAGCGGGAGGGCTACACAGAGGGGGTCGCTCCCTCCCCTCGGCCCAGACCCCAGCTCCGGAGGCAGGATGGAGGGTGTGCGTCCCCCAGGGCGACAGAGCTCTGGGAGAGCGGCTCCTGAGGACCCTGTCCTCGGGTCCGAGCGCTGGCAGAGGACCCAAAGGCACCAAGTGGGGGTCACCGCCTGGGTGGCGGCCTGGGCAGGTCGGGCGGCGAgcgcccgggaggcggagg GGCAAGGGACATAGGATGACCCCAGCCTGTCCCCTCTTACTGTCTGTGATTCTGTCCCTGCGCCTGGCCGCCGCCTTCGACCCCGCCCCCAGTGCCTGCTCTGCCCTGGCCTCGGGTGTGCTCTACGGGGCCTTCTCGCTGCAGGACCTCTTTCCTACCATCGCCTCGGGCTGCTCCTGGACCCTGGAGAACCCTGACCCCACCAAGTACTCCCTCTACCTGCGCTTCAACCGCCAGGAGCAGGTGTGCGCACACTTTGCCCCCCGCCTGCTGCCCCTGGACCACTACCTGGTCAACTTTACCTGCCTGCGGCCTAGCCCCGAGGAGGCGGTGACCCAGGCGGAGTCAGAGGTGGGGCGGCCAgaagaggaggaggcggaggcggcAGCGGGGTTGGAGCTGTGCAGCGGCGCGGGCCCCTTTACCTTCCTGCACTTCGACAAGAACTTCGTGCAGCTGTGCCTGTCAGCTGAGCCCTCTGAGGCCCCGCGCCTGCTGGCGCCCGCTGCCCTAGCCTTCCGCTTTGTCGAGGTCTTgctcatcaacaacaacaactccAGCCAGTTCACCTGTGGTGTGCTCTGCCGCTGGAGTGAGGAGTGTGGCCGCGCTGCCGGCAGGGCCTGCGGCTTTGCTCAGCCAGGCTGCAGCTGCCCTGGAGAGGCGGGGGCTGGCTCCGCCACCACCACATCTCCAGGCCCTCCTGCTGCCCACACCCTGTCCAATGCCCTGGTGCCCGGGGGCCCAGCCCCACCTGCTGAGGCCGATTTGCACTCGGGGAGCAGCAATGATCTATTCACAACCGAGATGAGATATG GTGAGGAGCCGGAAGAGGAACCGAAAGTGAAAACCCAGTGGCCGAGGTCTGCAGATGAGCCTGGGCTATACATGGCGCAGACAG GCGACCCGGCGGCTGAGGAGTGGTCCCCGTGGAGCGTGTGTTCCCTGACGTGTGGGCAGGGTCTGCAGGTGCGGACCCGCTCCTGTGTGTCCTCCCCCTATGGGACCCTGTGCAGCGGGCCCCTGCGGGAGACCCGGCCCTGCAACAATTCAGCCACCTGCCCAG TGCACGGCGTGTGGGAGGAGTGGGGGTCCTGGAGCCTGTGCTCCCGCAGCTGCGGGCGGGGGTCCCGGAGCCGGATGCGGACCTGCGTGCCCCCCCAGCATGGCGGCAAGGCCTGCGAGGGTCCTGAGCTGCAGACTAAGCTCTGCAGTATGGCTGCCTGCCCGG TGGAAGGCCAGTGGCTAGAATGGGGTCCCTGGGGCCCATGCTCCACGTCCTGTGCCAATGGGACCCAGCAGCGCAGCCGGAAGTGCAGCGTGGCgggcccagcctgggccacatgcacGGGTGCCCTCACTGACACCCGGGAGTGCAGCAACCTCGAGTGCCCGG CCACTGATAGCAAGTGGGGGCCGTGGAATGCATGGAGCCTGTGCTCTAAGACGTGTGACACAGGCTGGCAGCGCCGCTTCCGCATGTGCCAGGCCACGGGCACGCAGGGCTACCCCTGTGAGGGCACCGGAGAGGAGGTGAAGCCTTGTAGTGAGAAGAGGTGTCCAG CCTTCCATGAGATGTGCAGGGATGAGTACGTGATGCTGATGACGTGGAAGAAGGCAGCTGCTGGTGAGATCATCTACAACAAGTGCCCCCCGAATGCCTCAG GGTCTGCCAGCCGCCGCTGTCTCCTCAGTGCCCAAGGCGTGGCGTACTGGGGGCTGCCCAGCTTTGCTCGCTGCATCTCCCACGAGTACCGCTACCTGTATCTGTCA CTTAGGGAGCACCTGGCCAAGGGGCAGCGCATGCTGGCGGGCGAGGGCATGTCGCAGGTGGTGCGCAGCCTGCAGGAGCTACTGGCCCGGCGCACCTACTATAGTGGGGACCTGCTCTTCTCTGTGGACATTCTGAGGAATGTCACTGACACCTTTAAGAGGGCCACCTACGTGCCCTCGGCTGATGATGTGCAG CGCTTCTTCCAGGTGGTGAGCTTCATGGTGGATGCAGAAAACAAGGAGAAGTGGGACGATGCTCAGCAG GTGTCCCCTGGCTCTGTGCACCTGCTCCGTGTCGTGGAGGACTTCATTCACCTGGTGGGCGATGCTCTCAAGGCCTTCCAGAGCTCTCTGATTGTCACAGATAATCTAG TGATCAGCATTCAGCGAGAGCCCGTCTCAGCTGTGTCCAGTGACATCACGTTCCCCATGCGGGGCCGCCGGGGCATGAAGGACTGGGTGCGGCACTCAGAGGACCGCCTCTTCCTGCCCAAGGAGGTGCTCAGCCTCTCCTCCCCAGGGAAGCCAGCCACATCTGGGGCAGCAGGCAgccctggcagggggaggggcccAGGAACGGTGCCTCCTGGCCCGGGCCACTCCCACCAGCGCCTCCTCCCAGCAGACCCCGATGAGTCCTCCTACTTTGTGATCGGTGCTGTACTCTACCGCACCCTTGGCCTCATCCTGCCACCTCCCAG GCCCCCACTGGCCGTCACATCCCGGGTGATGACAGTGACTGTGCGCCCCCCTACCCAGCCTCCAGCTGAGCCCCTCATCACTGTGGAGCTCTCCTACATCATCAAT GGGACCACGGATCCCCATTGTGCCAGCTGGGACTACTCCAGAGC AGATGCCAGCTCAGGAGACTGGGACACTGAAAATTGCCAGACCCTGGAGACCCAGGCAGCTCACACTCGCTGCCAGTGCCAGCACCTGTCCACCTTTGCCGTCCTGGCTCAGCCGCCCAAGGACCTG ACCCTGGAGCTGGCGGGCTCCCCCTCGGTCCCCCTGGTGATCGGCTGTGCAGTGTCGTGCATGGCACTGCTCACCCTGCTCGCCATCTATGCCGCCTTTTGGAG GTTCATAAAATCTGAACGCTCCATCATCTTGCTGAACTTCTGCCTGTCCATCTTGGCATCCAACATCCTGATCCTCGTGGGCCAGTCCCGGGTGCTGAGCAAG GGCGTGTGCACCATGACGGCTGCCTTCCTGcacttcttctttctctcctccttttgCTGGGTGCTTACCGAGGCCTGGCAGTCCTACCTGGCTGTCATTGGGCGGATGCGCACCCGCCTCGTTCGCAAGcgcttcctctgcctgggctggG GTCTGCCTGCCCTGGTGGTGGCCGTGTCTGTTGGCTTTACCCGAACGAAAGGATACGGTACATCCAGCTA CTGCTGGCTCTCCCTGGAGGGCGGCCTGCTCTACGCCTTCGTGGGCCCTGCAGCCGTCATTGTCCTG GTGAACATGCTCATCGGAATCATCGTCTTCAACAAGCTCATGGCACGTGATGGCATCTCCGACAAATCTAAGAAGCAGAGGGCCGG GTCGGAGCGGTGCCCCTGGGCCAGCCTGCTCCTCCCCTGCTCAGCGTGTGGAGCggtccccagccccctgctcagCTCAGCCTCGGCCAGGAACGCCAT GGCCTCACTCTGGAGCTCCTGCGTGGTGCTGCCCCTGCTGGCGCTCACCTGGATGTCTGCCGTCCTGGCTATGACAGACCGCCGTTCCGTCCTCTTCCAGGCCCTCTTTGCTGTCTTCAACTCCGCGCAGGGCTTTGTCATCACTGCTGTGCACTGCTTCCTGCGCCGAGAG GTCCAGGATGTGGTGAAGTGCCAGATGGGGGTGTGCCGGGCTGATGAGAGCGAAGACTCCCCTGACTCGTGTAAGAACGGGCAGCTGCAGATCCTG TCAGACTTTGAAAAGGATGTGGATCTGGCTTGTCAAACAG TGCTGTTCAAGGAGGTCAACACTTGCAACCCGTCCACCATCACGGGCACACTGTCTCGCCTGTCCCTGGATGAGGATGAGGAGCCCAAGTCCTGCCTCGTGGGCCCTGAGGGCAGCCTCAGCTTCTCACCACTGCCTGGGAATATCCTGGTGCCCATGGCAGCCTCACCAGGGCTGGGGGAGCCTCCGCCCCCACAGGAGGCCAACCCTGTTTACATGTGTGGGGAGGGTGGCCTGCGGCAGCTGGACCTCACATGGCTGCGGCCCACTGAGCCAGGCTCTGAGGGAGACTACATGGTGCTGCCCCGGCGGACTTTGAGCCTGCAGCCTGgcggtgggggtggaggtggtgagGATGCCCCCAGGGCCCGGCCCGAGGGGACCCCCCGGCGAGCTGCCAAGACAGTGGCCCACACTGAAGGCTACCCCAGCTTCCTGTCCGTGGACCATTCGGGCCTGGGGCTGGGCCCTGCCTATGGATCTCTCCAGAATCCCTATGGAATGACCTTCCAACCACCACCGCCGACACCCAGCGCCCGCCAAGTGCCCGAGCCAGGGGAGCGCAGCCGGACCATGCCTCGCACCGTGCCCGGCTCTACCATGAAGATGGGCTCCCTGGAG